The DNA region CTGCCCGCCGGGCAGGCCCTTTTCGAGCACGAGCGTGCGGAGGCTGGCGCGGCCCGTGTAGATGGCCGCCGTCAGCCCGGCGGGACCGCCGCCGACGATCACCACGTCGTAGTCCTGGGGCGTGTGGGGAACGCTGGTCATGCCCGCAGCCTACCAGAGCGGCTTCGGCCCGAAGGTCAGCCGGGCACGCTTTGTTTTTTAAAGCAGCGGTGCGGGCCGGGTCGTGCGGCCGAAGGGCCAGAGCCTGGAGGCGCACATGGCATCCGGCTAAGCGGACTCCGTCCTGCACGCGAGACAAGGCCGTTCCCACTGGCCTGCGCCCGGCCAAGCAAATCCCCCCGCACGGGGCGGGGGGATGGGCTGGCTGGGGCACTAGGACTCGAACCTAGATTAACGGTGTCAGAGACCGTCGTCCTGCCATTAGACGATGCCCCAACGCGAACACTCTGACCTGCTCTCCCGGGGGTGAGCGTGAGGGAGTATAGCGGGAGGCGGGGGGACCGTCAACTCCCCGGGCCGGGGCCGGGGCCTCGGGGGAGACCTGCCGGGTACCGGGAAGGCCGAGTGGACCGCGTTCAAATCGCGCTTGCCCCCTCTCGGGGGTGGTGTTACACTGAGGTGTTGCCGCGCACAGCGCAGGTACAGGTTATGCGGGACGCGCCGCCCCAGGGCAGCGCTTCCGCAGGAGGAGCAGGAGTTCATGGAAGACCAGACCCAGATCCCCGCCGCAGAGGGCGGGAACACTCAGCCCACGCCGGGCACCGAGCAGCAGACCCCCACCCCGCAGGCCGCCGCCCCGGCGCAGGCCGCCAGCACCCAGGCCAGCCCTGAGGAGCGCGAGTACCCCGCCATGACCATGGAGGACGTGCTGGCCAGCGAGTCCACCGAGCACCAGGCGGTCAGCCGGGGCGACATCGTGGACGGCACCGTGGTGTTTATCGGCCAGGAAGGCATCGCGGTGGATGTCGGCGCCAAGGTGGAGGGCACCATTCCCCTCAACCAGATCGGCGACGAACCCGTCACGCTGGAGCAGGCCCAGGAGATGTACAAGCCCGGTGACAAGATCGAGGCGTACGTCGTGCGGGTGGACCTTGCCAACAGCCAGATCGTGCTTTCCAAGAAGCGTGCCGACCAGGACAAGGGCTGGCGCGTGCTGGAAAAGATGCAGGAAAACGACGAGGCGTTCGAGGTCGAGGTGCTGGAGAAGGTGCGCGGCGGTCTGGTGGCCCAGGTCGAGGGCATCCGGGCCTTCCTGCCCGCTTCTCAGGTGGACACCCGCCGGGTCAACGATCTGGACCCCTACGTCGGCAAGCCCCTGATGGTCAAGCTCATCGAGCTGAACCGCAAGCGCAACCGCGTGATCATCAGCCACCGCGCGATCATGGAGGCCCAGAAGGCCAAGGCCCGTGAAGCCACGGTCGGCCAGCTCACCCCCGGCGCGCAGTTCGAGGGCGAGGTCGTCGAGATCACCGATTTCGGCGTGTTCGTGAACCTCGGCGGCATCGACGGGCTGGTGCACCGCTCTGAACTCACCTACGGCCGCTTCAACCACCCCCGCGACGTGGTCAAGGTGGGCGACAAGGTGCAGGTCCAGGTCATCGACGTGGACGAGGGCCGCGAGCGCATCAACCTCTCCATGAAGGCCCTCACCGAGGACCCCTGGGAGGGCGCGGTCGAGAAGTACTCCATTGGCCAGCGCGTCAAGGGCAAGGTCACCAACCTCACCAACTTCGGCGCCTTCGTCGAACTGGAAAGCGGTCTGGAGGGCCTGGTCCACGTCAGCGAGATGAGCTGGACCAAGCGCGTGCGTCATCCCAACGAGGTCCTGAAGGAAGGCGACGAGGTCGAGGCGGTCATCTTGCGCATCGATCCCAAGGACCGGCGCATCAGCCTGGGGATTCGTCAGACCACGGACGATCCCTGGAGCGCGCTGCCCGACCGCTACCCGCCCGGCACGCCTGTCAAGGGCAAGATCACCGGCATGACCGATTTCGGCGTGTTCATGGAGATCGAAGAGGGCATCGAGGGCCTGATCCACATCAGCGAACTCGACACGGCGCGCGTGAACAACCCCGCCGACCTCTTCAAGAAGGGTGACGAGATCGAGGCCGTGATCCTGAACATCGACCCTGTCGAGCAGCGCGCGAGCCTCTCGCGTCGCCGGGCGATGGGCGGCGGCGGTCCGGTGCGCGACTTTGTCAGCCAGGGCGGCGGCTCGCGCAGCGACCGCTACAGCGGCGGCGGCCAGGGCGGCGGGCGCAGCGGTGGCGGCGGACGCGGTGGGCGCGGCGGCGGCGCCGACTACGCCTTCAACGCCAAGGACGCGCAGCAGGGCGGCAAGATCAGCACGAAGCTAGGCGACGTGTACGCCGACCTCTTCGCGCAGTTCGGCCTGGGAAGCGACAAGAAGGACGACGCCAAGGCCGAGGGCGCGGGCGACAGCGCGGCCGAAGGCACCACCGAGAAGCAGGGCGAGTAACCCTTCCTTTCATTAAGCGAGAGGCCCCCGGAGGCAATTCCGGCGGGCCTCTTTCCTTTTGTTCATGCCCTGTGCGCTCCCGGAGTACGCTGCGGCCATGACCACCTTCAGCTGGGGCATTCTCGGCGCCGCACGCATCGCCCGCGCGCTCATCCCGGCCATCCGCGCTTCGGGCGGTGAGGTGACGGTGC from Deinococcus budaensis includes:
- a CDS encoding 30S ribosomal protein S1 codes for the protein MEDQTQIPAAEGGNTQPTPGTEQQTPTPQAAAPAQAASTQASPEEREYPAMTMEDVLASESTEHQAVSRGDIVDGTVVFIGQEGIAVDVGAKVEGTIPLNQIGDEPVTLEQAQEMYKPGDKIEAYVVRVDLANSQIVLSKKRADQDKGWRVLEKMQENDEAFEVEVLEKVRGGLVAQVEGIRAFLPASQVDTRRVNDLDPYVGKPLMVKLIELNRKRNRVIISHRAIMEAQKAKAREATVGQLTPGAQFEGEVVEITDFGVFVNLGGIDGLVHRSELTYGRFNHPRDVVKVGDKVQVQVIDVDEGRERINLSMKALTEDPWEGAVEKYSIGQRVKGKVTNLTNFGAFVELESGLEGLVHVSEMSWTKRVRHPNEVLKEGDEVEAVILRIDPKDRRISLGIRQTTDDPWSALPDRYPPGTPVKGKITGMTDFGVFMEIEEGIEGLIHISELDTARVNNPADLFKKGDEIEAVILNIDPVEQRASLSRRRAMGGGGPVRDFVSQGGGSRSDRYSGGGQGGGRSGGGGRGGRGGGADYAFNAKDAQQGGKISTKLGDVYADLFAQFGLGSDKKDDAKAEGAGDSAAEGTTEKQGE